One Syngnathoides biaculeatus isolate LvHL_M chromosome 4, ASM1980259v1, whole genome shotgun sequence DNA window includes the following coding sequences:
- the ccl27a gene encoding C-C motif chemokine 27a translates to MDPKVLVATLCLVALAVDSTEGGISKCCIKTRKLVPKPVLMKAQTWHTQRSTEACDIDALVIYVGARKKPICAHPGVEKDLNRVQTVKMRMRPGKTR, encoded by the exons ATGGACCCGAAAGTGCTTGTGGCCACTTTGTGCCTCGTGGCTTTGGCCGTCGACTCGACCGAAG GTGGCATCAGCAAATGCTGCATTAAAACCAGAAAGCTTGTCCCCAAACCAGTCCTGATGAAGGCCCAGACCTGGCACACGCAGCGCAGCACCGAGGCCTGTGACATCGACGCTCTCGT CATCTACGTGGGGGCCCGGAAGAAGCCCATTTGCGCTCATCCCGGCGTGGAGAAAGATCTGAACAGGGTTCAGACCGTCAAGATGAGGATGAGGCCGGGAAAaacccgttga